The following are encoded together in the Candidatus Thorarchaeota archaeon genome:
- a CDS encoding TrmB family transcriptional regulator translates to MTQDGLSGLFKKEFNKPSDLLCCAFGLRSSEIDTYFALLSGEKTVEELTAVVRRDRSTVQRILTQLYSKGLVERETRYFERGGHYYVYRGVSTERVRKEILDQLEQWYRNTRTFLLKSWPGSSQPAREMTT, encoded by the coding sequence ATGACACAGGACGGATTGAGTGGTCTCTTTAAGAAGGAGTTCAACAAGCCATCCGACCTCTTGTGCTGCGCCTTTGGTCTCAGGAGCAGCGAGATTGACACCTATTTCGCTCTCCTCTCGGGCGAAAAGACCGTGGAGGAGCTCACTGCTGTGGTCAGACGGGATCGGAGCACGGTGCAGAGGATTCTGACCCAGCTCTACAGCAAGGGTCTTGTCGAGCGTGAGACACGCTACTTTGAGAGAGGCGGACACTACTACGTGTATCGAGGAGTCTCTACTGAGAGAGTCCGGAAGGAGATTCTTGACCAGCTTGAACAGTGGTACCGGAACACCAGAACCTTCTTATTGAAATCGTGGCCCGGGAGCAGCCAGCCCGCACGGGAGATGACGACCTGA
- a CDS encoding methyltransferase domain-containing protein, with the protein MTDYLFILGKNWTLSIAELLVSLGDLRIDFKVKDYSRTSVVIETDRQFTDEELVEIQAGLGGCFKTGRVVTSYELGLILRAFPRRGRIVKEAREKLEECSWLGKVWPRPAGARIKYGVSTYPAAKDSPVDLGKLTLGLDEFIKRRLTQLGAKKASYYAYEGPDKRKPERPSTALWPQTIALHSLLVPPNAEILAALTTERMYLARTIAVYDSLFQRHRDESRPYISAQISTSPKLCRTLLTLSGAKPGCTVLDPFCGTGTILMEAAVLDMRCIGVDNSHDAVQGARRNMVWLAKEMGEQLVFRIEHGDARKLPETVKEQVDAVAFEPDLGPVYEEAPSREEAESSVAQLTELYRDCLVSLQSVLRPGGRVGMTVPVVVSKQGPVLVNLDKMVENTAFTVHTLLPREVFPDSVKNREVAIRPERTRLPERKRGQIVQREVLMLGLD; encoded by the coding sequence ATGACAGACTACTTGTTTATCCTCGGCAAGAACTGGACACTCTCCATAGCTGAGCTGCTTGTGTCTCTTGGGGATCTCCGTATCGACTTCAAGGTCAAGGACTACTCTCGAACAAGTGTGGTCATAGAGACAGACCGCCAGTTCACAGACGAAGAGCTTGTGGAGATTCAAGCGGGGCTTGGCGGCTGTTTCAAGACAGGAAGAGTAGTCACGTCTTATGAACTCGGCTTGATCCTCAGAGCTTTTCCGAGAAGAGGAAGAATCGTGAAGGAAGCTCGAGAGAAGTTAGAAGAGTGTTCATGGCTTGGAAAGGTCTGGCCCCGACCAGCAGGGGCAAGAATCAAGTATGGCGTCAGCACATATCCCGCTGCCAAGGACTCTCCAGTCGACCTTGGAAAGCTCACCCTAGGACTGGATGAGTTCATCAAGAGGCGACTGACCCAACTCGGTGCCAAGAAGGCCTCATACTATGCATATGAAGGTCCGGACAAGAGAAAACCGGAGCGCCCAAGCACTGCACTCTGGCCTCAGACCATCGCTCTTCACAGTCTGCTCGTCCCTCCGAATGCAGAGATTCTGGCGGCCCTGACAACCGAGAGGATGTATCTTGCAAGGACCATTGCCGTGTATGACTCGTTGTTTCAACGGCACCGGGATGAGTCACGGCCATACATCTCAGCTCAGATAAGTACAAGCCCTAAGCTCTGCAGAACACTGCTCACTCTCTCAGGGGCAAAGCCCGGCTGCACTGTACTTGACCCGTTCTGCGGCACAGGGACCATCCTCATGGAGGCAGCTGTCCTTGATATGAGGTGTATAGGTGTGGACAACTCGCACGATGCGGTACAAGGCGCCCGGAGGAACATGGTGTGGCTTGCAAAAGAGATGGGTGAACAACTCGTCTTCAGAATAGAACACGGCGACGCCAGGAAGTTGCCAGAAACCGTCAAAGAACAGGTTGATGCTGTCGCCTTCGAACCCGACCTGGGACCAGTCTACGAGGAGGCTCCAAGTCGGGAGGAGGCCGAGAGTTCCGTTGCTCAACTGACCGAGCTCTATAGGGACTGTCTGGTCAGTCTGCAGTCCGTCCTCAGACCAGGGGGCCGGGTTGGTATGACTGTCCCGGTGGTCGTGAGCAAACAGGGACCGGTCCTCGTGAATCTTGACAAGATGGTGGAGAACACCGCCTTCACAGTACACACACTTCTGCCTCGCGAAGTCTTTCCGGACTCTGTGAAGAACAGGGAGGTTGCTATAAGACCAGAACGTACAAGACTCCCGGAGAGAAAACGCGGACAGATCGTCCAAAGAGAGGTCCTCATGCTGGGCTTGGATTAG
- a CDS encoding YIP1 family protein, which produces MRRCVFCDSPVPADATVCPVCKESIAEETLERILPILKRPEAPEMRAMTPISRIWGVIRRPATTYRDIGRRPEMTGPMMIIMVNAALMALVFLTVSSKFTVNVNVNGTIVETNVLLSGYSTPFWGTALVSIIPNMLLGIIYLVFGSMFAHLAFKITGGTGNFRKTGSIVGYSMVPVIVVRLLAVVVIAAAMPGQNITSLNAWSQIVESIYTSSVWVIVDYMTTAAFFWVGFVLIFGIREAHDTSTLWAMVVSALCMIVLIWTFWQAH; this is translated from the coding sequence GTGCGTAGATGTGTCTTCTGTGACAGTCCCGTACCTGCAGATGCAACAGTCTGTCCCGTCTGTAAGGAGAGCATCGCCGAAGAGACGCTAGAGCGGATACTCCCCATACTCAAGAGGCCCGAAGCACCGGAAATGCGTGCGATGACTCCAATCAGCAGGATATGGGGGGTCATAAGGAGACCCGCGACAACCTATCGCGACATCGGAAGAAGGCCTGAGATGACAGGACCCATGATGATAATCATGGTCAATGCAGCACTCATGGCCCTAGTCTTTCTTACTGTGTCCTCCAAGTTCACAGTCAACGTCAACGTGAATGGCACCATTGTCGAAACCAACGTCTTGCTGAGCGGATACTCAACACCATTTTGGGGAACAGCCCTTGTCTCAATCATTCCCAACATGCTGCTCGGTATCATCTACCTTGTCTTCGGATCCATGTTTGCTCATCTTGCGTTCAAAATCACTGGAGGAACCGGCAACTTTCGAAAGACCGGGTCTATAGTGGGCTATAGCATGGTCCCCGTGATTGTTGTTCGGTTACTCGCAGTAGTCGTCATCGCCGCGGCAATGCCAGGACAGAACATAACTAGCCTGAACGCATGGTCGCAGATAGTGGAGAGCATATACACATCGAGCGTGTGGGTGATAGTCGACTACATGACAACTGCAGCGTTCTTCTGGGTCGGCTTTGTCCTCATCTTTGGGATACGGGAGGCACATGACACCTCGACACTCTGGGCCATGGTGGTGTCCGCACTCTGTATGATTGTACTCATCTGGACCTTCTGGCAAGCACACTAG
- a CDS encoding TIM barrel protein, giving the protein MYFGPSGYPEEAKGSADAVFALLRDAGLNALEYAAVYGLRINEEKARLVGDLSKATGVQMSMHAAYYISLASKDPAIRERSKYRLVQALTFAPLMNVKRVVFHPGTYGGLDAESAFVTVRDALSEVWHTAGKSAHGTFLAPETAGKTNNFGSIEEVIRLCSELEYCIPTVDWAHLYARTKGEMGDSRSYREVLSLLEESLGDRFLKNMHFHVSGIVYGEKGEKEHRPLGGEWGPDILPLIQLCMENGYNPTFISETPEPIEGALYIKHLVDQLERSKQ; this is encoded by the coding sequence GTGTACTTCGGTCCGTCGGGATACCCTGAGGAAGCAAAGGGCAGTGCCGACGCCGTCTTTGCCTTGCTGAGAGACGCTGGGCTAAACGCTCTCGAGTATGCTGCGGTCTACGGGTTGCGAATCAATGAGGAGAAGGCAAGGTTGGTCGGTGATCTCTCCAAGGCCACAGGCGTTCAGATGAGTATGCACGCGGCATATTACATCTCTCTTGCATCAAAGGACCCTGCTATCAGAGAGAGGTCGAAATACAGGCTTGTTCAAGCGCTCACGTTTGCGCCCCTAATGAACGTGAAGCGAGTCGTCTTCCATCCCGGTACATACGGAGGACTAGACGCGGAGTCAGCCTTTGTAACGGTGAGAGATGCCCTGAGCGAGGTCTGGCACACAGCGGGGAAGTCTGCACATGGGACATTCCTTGCACCTGAAACTGCAGGCAAGACAAACAACTTCGGCTCGATAGAGGAGGTCATCAGACTCTGTTCTGAACTAGAGTATTGCATCCCCACCGTTGACTGGGCACATCTATATGCAAGGACGAAGGGCGAGATGGGAGACAGCCGCAGCTACAGGGAGGTCCTTTCGTTACTTGAGGAGAGCCTCGGAGACAGGTTCCTGAAGAACATGCACTTCCATGTGAGCGGGATTGTATATGGGGAGAAGGGCGAGAAAGAACACAGACCGCTGGGTGGAGAGTGGGGACCGGACATACTGCCGCTTATCCAGTTGTGCATGGAGAACGGCTACAACCCGACGTTCATATCTGAGACGCCTGAGCCTATCGAGGGCGCACTATACATCAAACACTTGGTGGACCAGCTGGAGAGGTCTAAGCAATGA
- a CDS encoding TraB/GumN family protein, translating into MKVNRGAPEGGGLQRTGTPTVHMEGQTSSARESCAPKQVKVAAGLTCVMPTRDDLSRLIIVGVIHADTESVQKARQTVAEVRPDVVAVELDRDRYQQIQNPPSTQDIADAASQTGDAAQDFVHQIALLESRIGDHTGAPAGTEMLAAIEEGRKVSAKIALIDRPIQHTLNALMQVPLDEMYRFLGIIPAASDEIQGDGVTTIMDMLKDDKAVEEIMNEFRHEFPGIARALIEQRDEYVARALIRILDDVPGKVVVVLGMGHIDGVRRTLEQLVNGSGPGPN; encoded by the coding sequence TTGAAGGTCAACAGAGGCGCTCCTGAAGGCGGCGGCCTCCAACGGACAGGGACTCCCACCGTTCACATGGAGGGCCAGACGAGTAGTGCAAGAGAGTCATGTGCTCCAAAACAGGTAAAAGTGGCTGCAGGTCTGACGTGTGTCATGCCCACCCGCGACGACCTTTCCCGCCTGATTATCGTTGGCGTCATTCATGCCGACACGGAGAGCGTTCAGAAGGCTCGCCAGACGGTAGCAGAGGTGAGACCGGATGTGGTAGCAGTGGAGCTCGACCGAGACCGGTATCAGCAGATTCAGAATCCCCCTTCAACGCAGGATATTGCTGACGCTGCATCTCAGACGGGGGATGCGGCTCAGGACTTTGTACACCAGATTGCACTTCTGGAGTCACGTATAGGCGACCATACTGGTGCACCGGCCGGCACAGAGATGTTGGCAGCAATAGAGGAGGGCAGGAAGGTGTCTGCGAAGATAGCACTGATAGATCGTCCAATTCAACACACGCTGAACGCGCTGATGCAGGTTCCCTTGGATGAGATGTACCGATTCCTTGGTATAATCCCCGCAGCCAGCGATGAGATCCAAGGCGACGGGGTGACGACTATAATGGACATGCTGAAGGACGACAAGGCAGTGGAGGAGATAATGAACGAGTTCCGACACGAATTCCCAGGCATAGCCAGAGCGCTGATTGAGCAGAGGGACGAGTATGTCGCGCGGGCACTGATCAGAATACTTGACGACGTGCCAGGAAAGGTAGTCGTGGTATTGGGAATGGGGCACATAGACGGTGTCAGGAGGACTCTCGAGCAGTTGGTCAACGGAAGTGGTCCGGGGCCAAACTAG
- the hypB gene encoding hydrogenase nickel incorporation protein HypB, with amino-acid sequence MSGRTISIDVKKDLFGANDEAASQNAQAFRKHGIKAIDIMGSVGTGKTLLIEGLCERLRTKYRVLMVAGDLATTIDADRVASHGVDTLQINTGTACHLDARMVRVALAGVDLSRYQVVVIENVGNLICPAGYSLGVDKKVVVVSVTEGPYMIRKHPLTIKRADMVVINKIDLAEALQFDVDALVTDVREVDASIPVIKVSSKTGEGLDVLIRALGL; translated from the coding sequence ATGAGTGGACGGACGATTTCTATCGATGTCAAGAAGGACCTCTTTGGGGCCAACGATGAGGCAGCCTCACAGAACGCTCAGGCATTCAGAAAGCATGGCATAAAGGCCATTGACATAATGGGGTCCGTGGGTACTGGCAAGACTCTGTTGATTGAGGGACTATGCGAGAGACTGCGTACCAAGTACCGCGTTCTCATGGTGGCCGGAGACCTTGCGACGACCATCGATGCTGACAGAGTGGCGTCGCATGGAGTGGACACACTGCAAATCAACACAGGTACTGCCTGTCACTTGGATGCCAGAATGGTACGAGTGGCACTGGCAGGTGTCGACCTCTCCCGGTATCAAGTCGTGGTCATAGAGAATGTAGGCAATCTGATATGTCCCGCAGGCTATTCCCTGGGTGTAGACAAGAAAGTCGTGGTTGTCAGTGTGACCGAGGGCCCATATATGATTCGAAAGCACCCACTGACAATCAAACGTGCAGACATGGTCGTCATAAACAAGATAGACTTGGCCGAAGCACTGCAGTTCGATGTGGACGCGCTTGTGACTGATGTTCGAGAGGTGGATGCAAGTATCCCCGTAATCAAAGTGAGTTCGAAGACGGGAGAGGGACTGGATGTCTTGATTAGAGCGTTGGGTCTCTAG
- a CDS encoding geranylgeranylglycerol-phosphate geranylgeranyltransferase — protein sequence MDARALFSIIRPQNCLIGGLTVISGISIAFYVSPVGVYADYYLTLLIAYLTYFFVAAGGNVVNDIFDIEVDRINRPHRVLPSGRMTVRQAWAYVVVLGILGIVLALLNGVLGALLVITFILVGYAYAAKVKTLGIAGNFMVAFSFAFGVIYGSFIYGEQTGVLSIPLPTWLFFVTAFMILQARETIKGAEDVEGDTLRDVRTIARVHGHRVAAAVAALFNVIGVVCYALVWFLGFASWDLWLLMVVGSVVVIGAAVSPMTGPADKKRLLIGSTLDKVGALVGLIAFVVIPLYGIFFAP from the coding sequence GTGGATGCACGAGCTCTGTTCAGCATAATCCGTCCTCAGAACTGCTTAATCGGCGGTCTGACGGTCATATCTGGAATCTCCATTGCATTCTACGTCAGCCCCGTTGGTGTATATGCGGACTACTACTTGACCCTGCTTATCGCGTACCTCACCTACTTCTTCGTTGCTGCTGGCGGAAACGTCGTGAATGACATCTTTGACATCGAGGTTGACCGTATCAACCGCCCTCACAGAGTCCTTCCAAGCGGCCGTATGACCGTCAGACAGGCGTGGGCTTACGTAGTGGTTCTGGGCATACTGGGCATTGTCCTAGCCCTGCTGAATGGAGTACTAGGTGCACTGCTTGTCATCACCTTCATACTGGTCGGATACGCGTACGCGGCCAAGGTCAAGACGCTTGGGATTGCGGGCAACTTCATGGTTGCGTTTTCCTTTGCGTTCGGAGTGATATACGGCTCTTTCATATATGGAGAGCAGACTGGCGTGCTGTCAATACCTCTCCCGACTTGGCTCTTCTTTGTCACCGCTTTCATGATACTTCAGGCCAGAGAGACCATCAAAGGAGCAGAGGACGTGGAGGGTGACACGCTTCGAGACGTACGCACCATTGCTAGAGTCCATGGCCACCGTGTCGCAGCAGCAGTTGCGGCGCTGTTCAACGTCATTGGCGTCGTATGCTATGCACTCGTCTGGTTCTTGGGTTTCGCCAGTTGGGACCTGTGGCTGCTTATGGTAGTCGGGTCCGTGGTTGTGATTGGTGCAGCAGTCTCTCCCATGACTGGCCCCGCGGACAAGAAACGACTACTCATCGGCAGTACGCTGGACAAGGTCGGAGCACTGGTTGGGCTCATCGCGTTCGTCGTGATTCCGCTCTACGGTATCTTCTTCGCACCGTGA